The Aeromicrobium senzhongii genome includes a window with the following:
- a CDS encoding Na+/H+ antiporter subunit D gives MTSLLNQLVLAPVILPLLGAGLCLAFGRSAAAQRLISIITLIAVVASASVLLFRADQHGPQAFNVGGWPAEIGISLVADRLSSLLLLISTIVTLCVLLYSIGQGIVEFGRDAPLSVFYPTFLVLSAGVSNAFLSADLFNLFVGFEILLASSYVLITLGGTEARVRSGTIYIIVSLASSALFLIAVASVYAATGTVNFAQLALRLPELSDPVATMLQLLLLLTFAVKAAVFPLSAWLPDSYPTAPAPVTAVFAGLLTKVGIYAMLRTQTLLFPTHELRTLLMWAAILTMVVGIMGAVAQSDIKRVLSFTLVSHIGYMLFGIAIASELGIAGSIFYIVHHITVQTTLFLVAGLVEYRAGTTNLDRLGGLARMAPVLAIMFFVPAMNLAGIPPFSGFLGKLALIEAGVDAGDWLVLVGVGAAVATSLLTLYAVAKIWNRAFWQPLEDPEDDTPVPFDPLVLGGSLHGRSSISTATQRETTWKNDTEGMRLPARMAMPTIALGLVTVALTVFAAPMFSVAERAAAELHERTPYIEAVLGDG, from the coding sequence ATGACGAGCCTGCTGAACCAGCTGGTCCTCGCCCCCGTGATCCTGCCGCTCCTGGGCGCCGGGCTGTGTCTGGCGTTCGGTCGCTCGGCCGCGGCGCAGCGCCTGATCAGCATCATCACGCTCATCGCGGTCGTGGCGTCGGCCAGCGTGCTGCTGTTCCGTGCCGACCAGCACGGCCCGCAGGCGTTCAACGTCGGCGGGTGGCCCGCCGAGATCGGCATCAGCCTGGTCGCCGACCGGCTGAGCTCCCTGCTGTTGCTGATCTCGACGATCGTCACGCTGTGCGTGTTGCTCTACTCGATCGGCCAGGGCATCGTCGAGTTCGGTCGCGACGCTCCGCTGTCGGTGTTCTACCCCACGTTCCTGGTCCTGAGCGCCGGCGTCTCCAACGCCTTCCTCTCGGCCGACCTGTTCAACCTGTTCGTCGGCTTCGAGATCCTGCTGGCGTCCTCGTACGTGCTCATCACCCTCGGTGGCACCGAGGCGCGCGTCCGCTCGGGAACGATCTACATCATCGTCAGCCTGGCGTCGTCGGCACTGTTCCTCATCGCGGTCGCCTCGGTCTACGCCGCGACGGGCACCGTCAACTTCGCCCAGCTGGCCCTGCGTCTGCCCGAGCTGTCCGACCCCGTCGCCACGATGCTGCAGCTGTTGCTGTTGCTGACGTTCGCGGTCAAGGCCGCCGTCTTCCCGCTCTCGGCCTGGCTCCCCGACTCCTACCCCACCGCACCGGCGCCCGTCACGGCCGTGTTCGCGGGCCTGCTGACCAAGGTCGGCATCTACGCGATGCTGCGCACCCAGACGCTGCTCTTCCCCACCCACGAGCTGCGCACCCTGCTGATGTGGGCGGCGATCCTGACGATGGTGGTCGGGATCATGGGCGCCGTCGCGCAGTCCGACATCAAGCGTGTGCTGTCCTTCACGCTGGTGAGCCACATCGGCTACATGCTGTTCGGCATCGCGATCGCCAGCGAGCTGGGCATCGCCGGCTCGATCTTCTACATCGTGCACCACATCACGGTCCAGACCACCTTGTTCCTGGTGGCGGGACTGGTCGAGTATCGCGCCGGAACGACCAACCTGGACCGGCTCGGTGGCCTCGCGCGCATGGCCCCGGTGCTCGCCATCATGTTCTTCGTCCCGGCCATGAACCTCGCCGGCATTCCGCCGTTCTCGGGCTTCCTGGGCAAGCTCGCCCTGATCGAGGCCGGTGTCGACGCCGGCGACTGGCTGGTCCTGGTCGGCGTCGGCGCCGCCGTCGCGACGAGCCTGCTGACGCTCTACGCCGTGGCCAAGATCTGGAACCGCGCCTTCTGGCAGCCGCTCGAGGATCCCGAGGACGACACCCCCGTCCCCTTCGACCCGCTCGTCCTGGGTGGATCGCTCCACGGTCGCAGCAGCATCTCGACGGCCACGCAGCGCGAGACCACGTGGAAGAACGACACCGAGGGCATGCGGCTCCCCGCGCGGATGGCCATGCCCACGATCGCGCTGGGCCTCGTGACCGTGGCGCTCACCGTCTTCGCTGCTCCCATGTTCTCGGTGGCCGAGCGTGCCGCCGCCGAGCTGCACGAGCGCACCCCGTACATCGAGGCGGTGCTCGGCGATGGCTGA
- a CDS encoding Na(+)/H(+) antiporter subunit C: MTANLMLIAVVGVMVGSGVTLVLERSLTRILVGFVLIGNGLNVLFLVVSGPAGAAPILGLSGDPMADPLPQAMALTAIVITLGTTGFGLALAYRAWQLTGTDDVQDDLEDDLIRRRAERDEVSTTFDDVDDTELPDEGYAGDPSLAPDDEVPA; this comes from the coding sequence GTGACCGCGAACCTGATGCTGATCGCCGTGGTCGGGGTCATGGTCGGCTCCGGCGTGACCCTCGTGCTCGAGCGGAGCCTGACCCGCATCCTCGTGGGCTTCGTGCTCATCGGCAACGGCCTGAACGTGCTGTTCCTCGTCGTCTCCGGCCCGGCCGGCGCGGCGCCGATCCTGGGCCTGTCGGGCGACCCGATGGCCGACCCACTGCCCCAGGCCATGGCGCTGACGGCGATCGTCATCACGCTGGGCACGACCGGCTTCGGCCTGGCGCTGGCCTACCGCGCCTGGCAGCTGACCGGCACCGACGACGTCCAGGACGACCTCGAGGACGACCTCATCCGCCGCCGCGCCGAGCGCGACGAGGTCTCGACCACGTTCGACGACGTCGACGACACCGAACTTCCCGACGAGGGCTACGCCGGCGACCCGTCGCTGGCGCCCGATGACGAGGTGCCCGCATGA
- the pgm gene encoding phosphoglucomutase (alpha-D-glucose-1,6-bisphosphate-dependent) — protein MTERAGQPADAGDLVDLAHLVTAYYTLKPDPEVVDQRVAFGTSGHRGSSLATAFNEDHIAATTQAICEYRAQQGFDGPLFIGRDTHALSEPAWSTALEVLVANDVDVLVDDRDGFTPTPAVSHAIIRANRGGRTGLADGIVVTPSHNPPADGGFKYNPPHGGPADSDATSAIAARANELIAAGLAGVRRVPFSRARAACRPYDFLGTYVDDLPHVIDLEAIAAHGVRIGADPLGGASVAYWEAIGERHGLDLTVVNPVVDGTFRFMTLDWDGKIRMDCSSPDAMASLIAQRERFDVATGNDADSDRHGIVTPDAGLMNPNHYLAVAIEHLFGGARPGWPDSAKIGKTLVSSSMIDRVAADLGRPLVEVPVGFKWFVPGLVDGSLGFGGEESAGASFLRRDGGVWTTDKDGIILALLAAEIIATTGSSPSVLYRRLVERHGDPAYARIDAPADRAQKARLASLSSDDVEATELAGEPITAVLTEAPGNGAAIGGVKVTTDSAWFAARPSGTEDVYKIYAESFRGPEHLAEVQAAAKAVVDTALAGA, from the coding sequence ATGACCGAGCGCGCAGGACAGCCGGCCGACGCCGGTGATCTCGTCGATCTGGCCCACCTCGTCACGGCGTACTACACGCTGAAGCCCGATCCGGAGGTCGTCGACCAGCGCGTGGCCTTCGGCACGAGCGGACACCGCGGGTCCAGCCTCGCCACGGCGTTCAACGAGGACCACATCGCCGCGACGACGCAGGCGATCTGCGAGTACCGCGCCCAGCAGGGCTTCGACGGGCCGCTGTTCATCGGGCGCGACACCCACGCGCTGTCCGAGCCGGCCTGGTCGACCGCGTTGGAGGTGCTGGTCGCCAACGACGTCGACGTGCTGGTGGACGACCGCGACGGGTTCACCCCCACCCCCGCCGTGTCGCACGCGATCATCCGCGCCAACCGGGGCGGGCGCACCGGGCTGGCCGACGGGATCGTCGTCACCCCCTCGCACAACCCGCCGGCCGACGGCGGCTTCAAGTACAACCCGCCCCACGGCGGCCCCGCCGACAGCGACGCCACCTCGGCCATCGCCGCGCGCGCGAACGAGCTGATCGCCGCCGGTCTGGCCGGGGTGAGGCGCGTCCCGTTCTCGCGGGCGCGCGCCGCCTGCCGGCCCTACGACTTCCTGGGCACCTACGTCGACGACCTGCCACACGTGATCGACCTCGAGGCGATCGCGGCCCACGGCGTACGGATCGGCGCCGACCCGCTCGGCGGCGCCAGCGTCGCCTACTGGGAGGCCATCGGCGAGCGCCACGGCCTGGACCTGACCGTCGTGAACCCCGTCGTCGACGGGACCTTCCGGTTCATGACGCTGGACTGGGACGGCAAGATCCGCATGGACTGCTCGTCACCCGACGCGATGGCCTCGCTGATCGCCCAGCGTGAGCGCTTCGACGTCGCCACCGGCAACGACGCCGACTCCGACCGCCACGGCATCGTCACGCCCGACGCCGGGCTGATGAACCCCAACCACTACCTGGCCGTCGCGATCGAGCACCTGTTCGGCGGTGCGCGACCGGGCTGGCCCGACTCCGCGAAGATCGGCAAGACGCTCGTGTCCTCGTCGATGATCGACCGGGTCGCCGCCGACCTGGGCCGCCCGCTGGTCGAGGTGCCCGTCGGCTTCAAGTGGTTCGTCCCCGGCCTGGTCGACGGCTCGCTCGGCTTCGGTGGCGAGGAGTCGGCCGGAGCCTCGTTCCTGCGGCGCGACGGCGGCGTGTGGACCACGGACAAGGACGGGATCATCCTGGCCCTGCTCGCCGCGGAGATCATCGCGACGACCGGCAGCTCCCCCAGCGTGCTGTACCGCCGCCTGGTCGAGCGTCACGGCGATCCCGCCTACGCCCGGATCGACGCCCCGGCCGACCGCGCCCAGAAGGCACGGCTGGCGAGCCTCAGCAGCGACGACGTCGAGGCCACCGAGCTGGCCGGCGAGCCGATCACCGCGGTGCTGACCGAGGCGCCCGGCAACGGCGCCGCGATCGGTGGCGTGAAGGTCACGACGGACTCGGCGTGGTTCGCCGCGCGGCCGTCGGGGACCGAGGACGTCTACAAGATCTACGCCGAGTCGTTCCGCGGCCCCGAGCACCTCGCCGAGGTGCAGGCCGCGGCCAAGGCGGTCGTGGACACCGCGCTGGCCGGCGCCTGA
- a CDS encoding Na+/H+ antiporter subunit A: MVLLVALHFLVAAAAPALVRMLDRRAFLVLALVPAASFVWLLGPVARATDGDPTYEHLTWIPQIGLNLDLAVTALSGIIALLVTGVGALVLAYCAWYFRPHDGEIWRFSGVLTAFAGAMLGLVLADNVYVLYIFWELTTVLSFLLIGHNPERRANRRAALNALIVTTFGGLAMLVGLVGLHLLSGTPRLSELLADPPAAGPAVTTFVALILVGALSKSALVPFHFWLPGAMAAPTPVSAYLHAAAMVKAGVYLVALLAPVFADTPGWRPVLVSLGIATMILGGLRALRQYDIKLLLAYGTVSQLGFLVAVAGAGTRSAAFAALALLCAHGLFKSALFLVVGIIDRSVGTRDLRELSGLRSARPALFVITALAAASMAGLPVMFGFTAKEAALAAFVDLGTDLGHRGWGVAALVGIVVGSILTVAYSARFVWGAFADKAGVEPCHPRAFSAGFTIVPGILAAASLVAGFAGPALTPRIATYADQFPEGTHHAVLTLWHGLTPALGLSVIAVIAGLALFMWRRPVAAAQHAIVDRLPMPDAERSYQALMRGVDRLAVEVTGRTQRGSLPVYLGIILVTLVVVPGTALIRAWETPDVRLADNPLQIVTGLIMAAAAILTVRSRRRLRAVLLLGVTGYGTAILFVAHGAPDLALTQVLVETFLLVTFVLVLRRLPPFFSDRPFNIARWWRVGLGTAVGLTVSGFAFVATNARTATPISAGWAEPAYEYGGGKNIVNVALVDIRAWDTIGELSVLVVAATGIASLIFLLTDRSMRQVRPRRLVTPDSNAWLAANLHDQRRSIVFEIVTRLIFHTVIVFSIYLMISGHNSPGGGFAGGLIAGLALMVRYLAGGREELDNAAPVDAGFVLGLGLAVAALSGLLPTLLGGGVLQSAIVDVQIPLLGELHLVTSVFFDIGVYLVVVGLALDVLRSLGSGIDAQIEDEDDAAADQNTSEVTA, encoded by the coding sequence ATGGTCCTCCTCGTCGCCCTGCACTTTCTCGTCGCAGCGGCGGCCCCTGCCCTCGTCCGCATGCTGGATCGGCGGGCCTTCCTCGTTCTCGCACTGGTCCCAGCAGCCTCATTCGTATGGCTCCTCGGACCCGTCGCCCGGGCGACCGACGGCGATCCGACCTACGAGCACCTGACCTGGATCCCGCAGATCGGCCTCAACCTCGATCTCGCGGTGACCGCGCTCAGCGGCATCATCGCCCTGCTCGTCACCGGCGTCGGCGCCCTCGTGCTCGCGTACTGCGCCTGGTACTTCCGCCCCCACGACGGTGAGATCTGGCGCTTCTCCGGCGTCCTCACGGCGTTCGCCGGTGCGATGCTCGGCCTGGTCCTGGCCGACAACGTCTACGTGCTCTACATCTTCTGGGAGCTCACGACCGTCCTGTCGTTCCTGCTGATCGGCCACAACCCGGAGCGGCGCGCCAACCGCCGAGCGGCGCTGAACGCCCTCATCGTCACGACCTTCGGCGGTCTGGCCATGCTCGTCGGGCTCGTCGGCCTGCACCTGCTGAGCGGGACGCCGCGACTCAGCGAGCTGCTGGCCGACCCGCCCGCCGCCGGACCGGCCGTCACCACGTTCGTCGCACTGATCCTCGTGGGCGCCCTCTCGAAGTCGGCCCTCGTGCCGTTCCACTTCTGGCTGCCCGGCGCGATGGCGGCGCCCACCCCCGTCAGCGCCTACCTGCACGCCGCCGCCATGGTGAAGGCCGGCGTCTACCTCGTGGCCCTGCTGGCGCCCGTGTTCGCCGACACCCCCGGGTGGCGCCCCGTGCTGGTGTCCCTGGGCATCGCCACGATGATCCTGGGCGGACTGCGTGCCCTGCGCCAGTACGACATCAAGCTGCTGCTGGCCTACGGCACGGTCAGCCAGCTCGGCTTCCTCGTCGCCGTCGCCGGCGCCGGTACCCGCTCGGCCGCCTTCGCCGCGCTGGCGCTGCTGTGTGCCCACGGCCTGTTCAAGTCGGCCCTGTTCCTGGTCGTCGGCATCATCGACCGCTCGGTGGGCACCCGCGACCTGCGTGAGCTCTCCGGTCTGCGCAGCGCGCGACCGGCGCTGTTCGTCATCACGGCCCTCGCGGCCGCGTCGATGGCCGGCCTGCCGGTCATGTTCGGCTTCACGGCCAAGGAGGCCGCGCTGGCCGCCTTCGTCGATCTCGGCACGGACCTCGGCCATCGCGGCTGGGGCGTGGCTGCGCTCGTCGGCATCGTCGTCGGATCGATCCTGACGGTCGCCTACTCCGCGCGCTTCGTCTGGGGCGCCTTCGCCGACAAGGCGGGCGTCGAGCCGTGCCACCCCCGCGCCTTCTCCGCCGGGTTCACCATCGTGCCCGGGATCCTGGCCGCGGCGAGCCTGGTCGCCGGCTTCGCCGGTCCGGCCCTGACGCCGCGGATCGCCACCTATGCCGACCAGTTCCCCGAGGGCACCCACCACGCGGTCCTGACGCTGTGGCACGGCCTCACCCCGGCCCTGGGCCTCTCGGTGATCGCCGTCATCGCCGGCCTGGCCCTGTTCATGTGGCGCCGACCCGTCGCAGCGGCCCAGCACGCGATCGTCGACCGACTGCCGATGCCGGACGCCGAGCGCTCCTACCAGGCCCTCATGCGCGGGGTGGACCGTCTCGCCGTCGAGGTCACCGGTCGCACCCAGCGCGGCTCGCTGCCGGTGTACCTGGGCATCATCCTGGTCACCTTGGTCGTCGTTCCCGGCACCGCGCTCATCCGCGCGTGGGAGACGCCCGACGTGCGCCTCGCCGACAACCCCCTGCAGATCGTCACGGGCCTGATCATGGCCGCGGCCGCCATCTTGACCGTGCGCTCGCGCCGCCGCCTGCGCGCGGTGCTGCTGCTGGGCGTCACCGGGTACGGCACCGCGATCCTCTTCGTCGCCCACGGCGCACCCGACCTGGCGCTGACGCAGGTCCTGGTCGAGACCTTCCTGCTGGTCACCTTCGTGCTGGTGCTGCGCCGCCTCCCCCCGTTCTTCAGCGACCGCCCGTTCAACATCGCCCGCTGGTGGCGGGTCGGCCTCGGCACGGCGGTCGGCCTGACCGTGTCGGGCTTCGCCTTCGTGGCCACCAACGCCCGCACCGCGACGCCGATCTCGGCCGGCTGGGCCGAGCCCGCCTACGAGTACGGCGGCGGCAAGAACATCGTCAACGTGGCCCTGGTCGACATCCGCGCCTGGGACACGATCGGCGAGCTGAGCGTCCTGGTGGTCGCCGCCACCGGCATCGCCAGCCTGATCTTCCTGCTGACCGACCGTTCGATGCGCCAGGTCCGCCCGCGCCGACTCGTCACGCCCGACTCCAACGCCTGGCTCGCGGCGAACCTGCACGACCAGCGGCGCTCGATCGTCTTCGAGATCGTGACCCGGCTGATCTTCCACACCGTCATCGTCTTCTCGATCTACCTGATGATCTCGGGCCACAACTCCCCCGGCGGCGGCTTCGCCGGTGGACTGATCGCCGGACTGGCGCTGATGGTGCGCTACCTCGCCGGTGGACGTGAGGAGCTCGACAACGCCGCTCCCGTCGATGCGGGCTTCGTGCTCGGCCTCGGCCTGGCGGTCGCGGCCCTCTCGGGCCTGCTGCCGACCCTGCTGGGCGGCGGCGTCCTGCAGAGCGCGATCGTCGACGTGCAGATCCCCCTCCTGGGCGAACTGCACCTCGTGACCTCGGTCTTCTTCGACATCGGCGTCTACCTCGTGGTGGTCGGCCTCGCGCTCGACGTGCTGCGCAGCCTCGGCAGCGGCATCGACGCCCAGATCGAGGACGAGGACGACGCCGCGGCCGACCAGAACACGAGCGAGGTGACCGCGTGA
- a CDS encoding exonuclease domain-containing protein — MPDASARPTSEPARSGSGRRAKNVLPPREDPNVWYRQPLASLDFETTGVDPHRDRILSFAALSDVGGDLMGMVNPGVPIPESSADIHGITEKDLASSPMSAQALRPVLAWLHDLVQRRIGLVVYNASFDLTLLRAEAVRHDLGEPDWDRLLVVDPFVIDWGVDRERTGQRRLGDVAAHYGVRLDKAHDAAQDARAARELAIAMGQTYPKVVASSLTMLMAQQRYWIAARTMEWNRRAHELGRGLTIPDQNWPFA, encoded by the coding sequence ATGCCTGACGCGTCCGCCCGCCCCACGTCTGAACCGGCACGCTCCGGTTCGGGACGGCGCGCCAAGAACGTTCTTCCGCCGCGAGAGGACCCGAACGTCTGGTACCGCCAGCCGTTGGCCTCGCTCGACTTCGAGACCACCGGGGTCGACCCGCACCGCGACCGGATCCTGAGCTTCGCGGCGCTGTCGGACGTGGGCGGCGACCTGATGGGCATGGTCAACCCGGGTGTGCCGATCCCCGAGTCCTCCGCCGACATCCACGGCATCACCGAGAAGGACCTCGCCTCGTCGCCCATGTCGGCCCAGGCGCTGCGCCCGGTGCTGGCATGGCTGCACGACCTCGTGCAACGGCGGATCGGCCTGGTCGTCTACAACGCCTCGTTCGACCTGACGCTGCTGCGCGCCGAGGCCGTGCGTCACGATCTGGGCGAGCCCGACTGGGACCGTCTGCTGGTCGTCGATCCGTTCGTCATCGACTGGGGTGTCGACCGTGAGCGCACCGGTCAGCGCCGCCTGGGCGACGTCGCCGCGCACTACGGCGTCCGGCTGGACAAGGCCCACGACGCGGCCCAGGACGCCCGGGCCGCCCGCGAGCTCGCGATCGCGATGGGCCAGACGTACCCGAAGGTCGTCGCCTCCAGCCTGACGATGCTGATGGCGCAGCAGCGCTACTGGATCGCGGCGCGCACGATGGAGTGGAACCGGCGGGCGCACGAACTCGGCCGGGGTCTGACGATCCCCGACCAGAACTGGCCGTTCGCCTGA
- a CDS encoding alpha/beta fold hydrolase codes for MSVVEVGDLTFDVDVLGPQDGTPVVLLHGWPQDRRSWREVADRLAAQGLRVIVPDQRGYSPGARPEGVENYGSDLLAQDVVDIAAALGHDRFHLVGHDWGAAVSWVVATGHADRVLSLTAVSVPHLAAYNEALSTDPDQQQRAAYIGLLRRPGKAEQILLEDDGARLRAMYGGAVAPDDEAAYADRFSQPGALTATLNWYRAMGPELSATPAVTVPTTFVWGASDQALGRYGAERCGDHVTADYRFVEVDGGHWLPDTHPDLVATEVLARVLGR; via the coding sequence ATGAGCGTCGTCGAGGTCGGCGACCTCACGTTCGACGTCGACGTCCTGGGACCGCAGGACGGGACGCCCGTGGTGCTCCTGCACGGCTGGCCGCAGGACCGTCGCTCCTGGCGGGAGGTCGCCGATCGCCTCGCGGCGCAGGGCCTGCGCGTCATCGTGCCCGACCAGCGCGGGTACAGCCCCGGTGCCCGGCCGGAGGGAGTCGAGAACTACGGCTCCGACCTGCTCGCGCAGGACGTCGTGGACATCGCCGCGGCGCTCGGCCACGACCGCTTCCACCTGGTGGGCCACGACTGGGGCGCCGCCGTCTCGTGGGTCGTCGCCACCGGGCACGCCGACCGCGTGCTGAGCCTGACGGCCGTGTCCGTCCCTCATCTGGCCGCCTACAACGAGGCGCTCTCCACGGATCCGGACCAGCAGCAGCGCGCCGCCTACATCGGCCTGCTGCGCCGGCCGGGCAAGGCCGAGCAGATCCTGCTGGAGGACGACGGGGCCCGACTGCGCGCGATGTACGGCGGCGCCGTGGCGCCCGACGACGAAGCGGCCTACGCCGACCGGTTCTCCCAGCCGGGCGCGCTGACGGCGACCCTGAACTGGTACCGCGCGATGGGCCCCGAGCTGTCCGCTACGCCCGCCGTCACGGTCCCGACGACGTTCGTCTGGGGCGCGTCCGACCAGGCGCTCGGTCGCTACGGCGCCGAACGCTGCGGCGACCACGTCACGGCGGACTACCGCTTCGTCGAGGTCGACGGGGGCCACTGGCTGCCCGACACCCACCCCGATCTGGTCGCCACGGAGGTGCTCGCACGGGTGCTCGGCCGGTAG
- a CDS encoding Na+/H+ antiporter subunit E gives MADRVRGLRLWHLPVIIWLTIVWLLLWGAVTPINLVGGLIVSAVIVMVFPFPRVSVDGALRPWPTVVLLSRFLADLALASFNVAWLAIRPATPPPSAVLQIDLVSHSELRQTLTGELISLVPGSLLIELDSEGRRMWLHVLDAATPERVRAARKKARMQEHRLLRAIGTDAEVRESERRLREDAS, from the coding sequence ATGGCTGATCGGGTGCGCGGACTGCGCCTGTGGCACCTCCCGGTGATCATCTGGCTCACGATCGTCTGGCTACTGCTGTGGGGCGCGGTGACCCCCATCAACCTCGTCGGCGGACTGATCGTCAGCGCGGTCATCGTGATGGTCTTCCCGTTCCCGCGCGTGTCGGTCGACGGCGCGCTCCGCCCGTGGCCCACCGTCGTCCTGCTGAGCCGTTTCCTGGCCGACCTCGCCCTGGCGAGCTTCAACGTCGCGTGGCTCGCGATCCGGCCGGCGACGCCACCGCCCAGCGCGGTGCTGCAGATCGACCTGGTCAGCCACTCCGAGCTGCGCCAGACCCTGACCGGTGAGCTCATCTCGCTGGTTCCCGGCTCGCTGCTGATCGAGCTCGACTCCGAGGGCCGGCGCATGTGGCTGCACGTCCTGGACGCCGCCACCCCCGAGCGCGTCCGTGCCGCGCGGAAGAAGGCGCGGATGCAGGAACACCGGCTGCTCAGGGCCATCGGCACCGACGCCGAGGTCCGCGAGAGCGAACGACGACTCCGGGAGGATGCCTCATGA
- the mnhG gene encoding monovalent cation/H(+) antiporter subunit G has protein sequence MSWGDVVDVVAGILLVLGAAFALVAAVGVVRFPDVLTRMHAATKPQTFGLLLILAGLALRIDSMSDLTLVAVVALFQLLTAPVSAHMVARATFRTGKVDREKLVVDEGD, from the coding sequence ATGAGCTGGGGCGACGTGGTCGACGTCGTGGCCGGGATCCTGCTGGTCCTCGGCGCCGCGTTCGCGTTGGTCGCCGCCGTGGGTGTCGTCCGGTTCCCGGACGTGCTCACCCGCATGCACGCGGCCACCAAGCCGCAGACATTCGGCCTCCTGCTGATCCTGGCCGGACTCGCCCTGCGCATCGACAGCATGAGCGACCTGACCCTGGTCGCCGTCGTCGCGCTGTTCCAGTTGCTGACGGCGCCGGTCTCGGCGCACATGGTCGCCCGCGCCACCTTCCGCACCGGCAAGGTCGACCGCGAGAAGCTCGTCGTCGACGAGGGCGACTGA
- a CDS encoding monovalent cation/H+ antiporter complex subunit F produces the protein MTVVAIICAILLGLTGLLCLVRIVRGPTMLDRTVAADVFTAACVGAIGVEAAVGRHSTTLPILVALALVAFLGSVSIARYAASQAAGGPT, from the coding sequence ATGACCGTCGTGGCCATCATCTGCGCGATCCTGCTCGGGCTCACCGGGCTGCTGTGCCTGGTCCGCATCGTGCGCGGTCCCACCATGCTCGACCGCACCGTCGCGGCCGACGTCTTCACGGCCGCCTGCGTCGGCGCCATCGGCGTCGAGGCCGCGGTGGGGCGTCACAGCACCACGCTGCCGATCCTGGTCGCGCTGGCCCTGGTCGCCTTCCTCGGATCGGTCAGCATCGCCCGCTACGCCGCCTCGCAGGCCGCCGGAGGTCCGACATGA
- a CDS encoding exodeoxyribonuclease III, producing MRIATWNVNSIRSRIDRVASWLERHDVDVLAIQETKCREDQFPAMQLAALGYEYVHAGINQWNGVAIVSRVGLEDVERSFGVDQPMFEDVLEPRAIGATCGGVRMWSLYVPNGRDLEHGHYQYKLEWLARLRDSAEQWLAKEPELPIALTGDWNIAPQDDDVWDMAVFEGKTHVSAPERAAFQAMVDAGFADVVRPHTPGPGVYTYWDYTQLSFPKKKGMRIDFVLGSPALAERVTGAWIDREERKGKGASDHAPVVVDLAD from the coding sequence ATGCGCATCGCGACATGGAACGTCAACTCGATCCGCAGCAGGATCGACCGGGTGGCGTCCTGGCTCGAGCGCCATGACGTCGACGTCCTGGCGATCCAGGAGACCAAGTGCCGTGAGGACCAGTTCCCGGCGATGCAGCTGGCGGCGCTGGGCTATGAGTACGTGCACGCCGGGATCAACCAGTGGAACGGCGTGGCCATCGTGTCGCGCGTCGGCCTGGAGGACGTCGAGCGCTCGTTCGGCGTCGACCAGCCGATGTTCGAGGACGTGCTCGAGCCGCGCGCGATCGGGGCGACCTGCGGCGGGGTGCGGATGTGGAGCCTCTACGTGCCCAACGGGCGCGATCTCGAGCACGGTCACTACCAGTACAAGCTCGAGTGGCTGGCCCGGTTGCGCGACTCTGCCGAGCAGTGGCTCGCGAAGGAGCCGGAGCTGCCCATCGCGCTGACGGGCGACTGGAACATCGCGCCGCAGGACGACGACGTCTGGGACATGGCCGTCTTCGAGGGGAAGACCCACGTCTCGGCCCCGGAGCGCGCCGCCTTCCAGGCCATGGTCGATGCCGGTTTCGCCGACGTCGTCCGGCCGCACACGCCCGGGCCCGGCGTCTACACGTACTGGGACTACACGCAGCTGAGCTTCCCGAAGAAGAAGGGCATGCGGATCGACTTCGTGCTCGGCTCGCCGGCGCTCGCCGAGCGCGTCACCGGGGCGTGGATCGATCGCGAGGAGCGCAAGGGCAAGGGCGCCAGCGATCACGCGCCCGTCGTCGTCGACCTGGCCGACTGA